A window of Pseudomonadota bacterium contains these coding sequences:
- a CDS encoding enoyl-ACP reductase, producing the protein MGFLAGKKALIVGVASNRSIAWGIAEAMHRQGAEIAFTYQNEKLKSRVDKIADQCGSSIVLPCDVAEDDQIAAVTDALTTSWGSLDILVHSVGFAPREQLVGNFAEAVTREGFQIAHDISAYSFAALAKSMHPLMKDRNAALLTLSYLGAMRAMPYYNVMGLAKASLEAAVRYLAQSLGPDGIRVNGVSAGPIKTLAAAGISNFRKMLDHVERTAPLRRTITTEEVGNVAAFLCSDLASGITGEITYVDSGYSILGMPDLNQDADG; encoded by the coding sequence ATGGGATTTCTAGCCGGGAAGAAAGCGCTGATTGTCGGGGTTGCCAGCAACCGTTCTATCGCCTGGGGCATCGCGGAAGCCATGCACCGGCAGGGAGCGGAGATCGCCTTTACCTATCAGAACGAAAAGCTGAAATCTCGGGTCGACAAAATCGCTGACCAGTGTGGCTCGTCGATTGTGCTGCCCTGTGATGTCGCCGAAGACGACCAGATTGCGGCGGTCACCGACGCGCTGACCACGAGCTGGGGTAGCCTGGACATCCTCGTCCACTCCGTGGGTTTTGCGCCGCGGGAACAGCTTGTCGGCAACTTCGCGGAGGCGGTGACCCGTGAGGGGTTTCAGATCGCTCACGACATCAGTGCCTATAGCTTTGCGGCGCTGGCCAAGAGCATGCACCCGCTGATGAAAGACCGAAACGCCGCTCTGCTGACGCTGTCCTACCTGGGGGCCATGCGGGCGATGCCCTACTACAACGTGATGGGGCTGGCGAAGGCCAGTCTGGAAGCGGCCGTGCGATACCTGGCCCAGAGCCTTGGCCCCGATGGCATTCGGGTCAACGGCGTCAGCGCCGGACCCATTAAGACCCTCGCCGCTGCCGGGATCTCAAATTTCCGCAAGATGCTGGACCACGTGGAACGTACGGCACCGCTGCGGCGGACCATCACCACCGAGGAAGTCGGAAACGTTGCGGCCTTCCTGTGTTCCGATCTGGCTTCCGGCATTACCGGCGAAATCACCTACGTCGACTCGGGCTACAGCATCCTCGGCATGCCGGACCTCAACCAGGACGCCGACGGATAG
- a CDS encoding methyltransferase domain-containing protein, whose amino-acid sequence MMAFSRLVAGSLLLDQSQSSSATLGGAEGGSPGSVPVELPARLRQAEVRVCRSVVANVFGYHALQVSSLTTADDLLATAQTISCHQLRVNPAGKLEGCVAGQLAELPFQDDSVAMVVLDHVHEQMPGRRELWGELHRVLRPGGIAIVLGLNPRGHRHPLLIHPLSPPAMAEQLRGFDFQTLLVRPVSDRGGRLRDWLARTSRRWSGAPWLGWFGQSFVLVARKNSSDPQIVPLRPGRLSALKSAAPQLGGAQGRGRFLRR is encoded by the coding sequence ATGATGGCGTTTTCACGGCTGGTGGCAGGCAGTCTTTTGCTGGATCAATCTCAATCATCGAGTGCCACGTTGGGTGGCGCTGAAGGCGGCTCGCCAGGTTCCGTGCCGGTTGAGCTTCCGGCGAGGCTGCGGCAAGCGGAAGTCCGCGTCTGCCGATCGGTGGTCGCCAACGTTTTCGGCTATCACGCGCTGCAGGTGAGCTCGCTGACCACCGCCGATGATTTGCTTGCGACAGCTCAGACGATCAGCTGTCACCAGCTCCGGGTGAATCCCGCAGGTAAGCTGGAAGGCTGTGTAGCGGGTCAGCTGGCGGAACTGCCGTTCCAGGACGATTCGGTTGCCATGGTGGTGCTCGACCACGTGCACGAGCAGATGCCCGGGCGCCGCGAGCTCTGGGGTGAGCTGCATCGGGTGCTTCGCCCGGGCGGGATCGCCATCGTGCTGGGGCTTAACCCGCGGGGCCACCGCCACCCGCTGCTCATTCATCCGCTGTCGCCACCGGCGATGGCCGAACAGCTTCGTGGTTTCGATTTTCAGACTCTGCTGGTTCGCCCGGTCAGCGATCGCGGCGGCCGGCTTCGCGATTGGCTGGCTCGCACCTCTCGTCGCTGGTCAGGGGCTCCCTGGCTCGGCTGGTTTGGCCAGTCTTTTGTGCTGGTGGCCCGCAAAAACAGCAGCGATCCGCAGATTGTACCGCTGCGTCCCGGGCGGCTCTCAGCCCTCAAATCCGCCGCACCGCAACTCGGTGGTGCGCAGGGGCGCGGGCGGTTCTTACGGCGATGA
- the rnhA gene encoding ribonuclease HI, whose product MTVTIYTDGACSGNPGPGGWGALLSHGTRELELSGGEKQTTNNRMEMQAVIEALSALKRACDVELYTDSTYVRDGVTRWMTNWKRNGWKTAAKKPVKNQDLWQALDAAVSRHRINWHWVKGHSGDPGNERADTLAREAVPS is encoded by the coding sequence ATGACGGTAACGATCTACACGGACGGGGCCTGCAGCGGCAACCCCGGGCCGGGCGGCTGGGGCGCGCTCCTGTCACACGGGACTCGCGAGCTGGAGCTCAGCGGCGGTGAAAAGCAGACCACCAACAACCGGATGGAGATGCAGGCCGTGATCGAGGCGCTGTCGGCCCTCAAGCGGGCCTGCGATGTGGAGCTGTATACCGACTCGACTTACGTGCGCGATGGCGTCACGCGGTGGATGACTAACTGGAAGCGCAACGGCTGGAAGACCGCGGCGAAAAAGCCGGTGAAGAATCAGGATCTTTGGCAGGCGCTGGACGCTGCGGTCAGCCGGCATCGAATCAACTGGCATTGGGTCAAAGGGCACAGCGGTGACCCTGGCAACGAGCGCGCAGACACGCTGGCGCGGGAGGCGGTTCCTTCGTGA
- the dnaQ gene encoding DNA polymerase III subunit epsilon, with protein MRQIVLDTETTGLEPSQGHRVIEIGAVELVDRRLSGRQFHRYLNPQREVEAGALEVHGLSDEFLADKPLFSQVVDEFMSFVSGAELVIHNAPFDVGFLDSELAILDRQLPSLGGVCSVLDTLELARSMHPGMRNSLDALCRRYDVDNSRRELHGALLDASILAEVYLRMTGGQTSLTLELAGQTAQTQAAVTQPQERPPLLRRSASETERAAHEERMAQIEAAAGGPTIWARLSEPGA; from the coding sequence GTGAGACAGATTGTGCTGGATACCGAAACCACGGGACTGGAGCCGTCTCAGGGGCACCGGGTGATCGAAATTGGTGCCGTGGAGCTGGTGGATCGCCGGCTGTCGGGCCGCCAGTTCCATCGCTACCTCAATCCGCAGCGAGAGGTGGAGGCTGGCGCCCTCGAGGTGCATGGGCTGAGCGATGAATTCCTAGCTGACAAACCCCTGTTCTCGCAGGTGGTCGATGAGTTCATGAGTTTTGTGTCAGGGGCTGAGCTGGTGATTCACAACGCGCCCTTCGACGTCGGGTTTCTCGACAGTGAGCTGGCGATTCTCGACCGTCAGCTGCCTTCCCTTGGCGGCGTCTGCAGCGTTCTGGACACGCTGGAGCTGGCCCGGAGTATGCATCCTGGCATGCGCAACTCGCTGGACGCGCTGTGCCGGCGCTATGACGTCGACAATAGCCGGCGGGAGCTGCACGGCGCGCTATTGGATGCCAGCATCCTGGCGGAGGTGTATCTGCGGATGACCGGTGGCCAGACCAGTCTCACCCTGGAGCTGGCCGGACAGACGGCGCAGACGCAGGCGGCTGTCACTCAGCCGCAGGAGCGTCCACCGCTGCTGCGCAGGTCAGCGTCCGAGACGGAGCGGGCGGCGCACGAAGAGCGGATGGCGCAGATCGAAGCGGCGGCCGGCGGCCCGACAATCTGGGCCCGTCTTTCCGAACCTGGCGCCTGA
- the nhaD gene encoding sodium:proton antiporter NhaD — protein sequence MQTNQRIVLGILSLVALGLFAPGLAFGAATAELDLTTHWVGVTALALFVAAYSLVIAEEFTHLRKSKPVMLAAGLIWVVIAMEYANNELTHSAETAVRVFLVEFSELFLFLLAAMTYVNAMSERNVFEALRAFLVSRGFSYRKLFWITGILSFFLSPIIDNLTTALVMCAVVMAVGRNSPKFVAISCVNIVVAANAGGAFSPFGDITTLMVWQAGLIPFGTFFSLFVPSVVNYVIPAAAMHFAVPNDVPEVSGGTVAMKRGARRIMFLFVCTIVTAVSFHNFLHLPPFLGMMTGLAYLKFFGYYLKRTHHKELAFNEGRPGDVSAFDSFRNVARAEWDTLLFFFGVIMCVGGLGFIGYLELASQAMYGQLGPTIANALVGVLSAIVDNIPVMVAVLQMQPGMDEGQWLLVTLTAGVGGSMLSIGSAAGVALMGQARGAYTFFGHLKWSPAIIVGYIASIYAHLWVNAAYFTEVSITG from the coding sequence GTGCAAACCAATCAACGAATCGTGCTCGGAATACTCTCACTTGTTGCCCTCGGTCTGTTTGCTCCGGGTCTCGCCTTCGGCGCGGCTACCGCGGAACTCGATTTGACCACCCACTGGGTCGGGGTCACCGCGCTGGCCCTTTTTGTCGCGGCTTACTCCCTCGTCATCGCTGAGGAGTTCACCCATCTGCGCAAGTCCAAGCCGGTGATGCTGGCCGCGGGCCTGATCTGGGTGGTCATCGCCATGGAGTACGCCAACAATGAGCTGACGCATTCGGCGGAAACCGCCGTGCGCGTCTTCCTGGTGGAGTTCTCCGAGCTGTTCCTGTTCCTGCTCGCCGCGATGACCTACGTCAACGCCATGAGCGAGCGGAACGTCTTTGAAGCGCTGCGCGCGTTCCTGGTGAGCCGCGGGTTCAGCTATCGCAAGCTTTTCTGGATCACCGGCATCCTGAGCTTCTTCCTGTCGCCGATCATTGACAACCTGACCACCGCGCTGGTCATGTGCGCTGTGGTCATGGCGGTCGGCCGCAATAGCCCGAAGTTTGTCGCGATCAGCTGCGTGAACATCGTGGTGGCCGCCAACGCGGGCGGTGCCTTCAGCCCCTTCGGCGATATCACAACGCTGATGGTCTGGCAGGCCGGCCTGATCCCCTTCGGCACCTTCTTCAGCCTCTTTGTGCCCTCGGTGGTGAACTACGTGATCCCGGCCGCCGCGATGCACTTCGCGGTGCCCAACGACGTTCCGGAAGTATCCGGCGGCACCGTAGCGATGAAGCGAGGCGCCCGGCGCATCATGTTCCTGTTCGTCTGCACGATCGTCACGGCCGTCAGCTTCCACAACTTCCTGCATCTGCCGCCGTTCCTCGGCATGATGACCGGCCTGGCCTATCTCAAGTTTTTTGGCTACTACCTGAAAAGGACCCACCACAAAGAGCTGGCCTTTAATGAAGGCCGCCCCGGGGATGTGTCAGCTTTCGACAGCTTCCGCAACGTGGCGCGGGCTGAGTGGGATACGCTCCTGTTCTTCTTCGGCGTCATCATGTGCGTCGGTGGCCTGGGTTTCATCGGCTACCTGGAACTGGCCTCGCAGGCCATGTACGGCCAGCTCGGCCCCACGATCGCCAACGCTCTGGTCGGTGTTCTGTCAGCGATCGTCGACAACATCCCGGTGATGGTGGCGGTGCTGCAGATGCAGCCAGGGATGGATGAAGGCCAGTGGCTGCTGGTGACGCTGACCGCCGGCGTGGGCGGCAGCATGCTGTCCATCGGGTCAGCGGCTGGGGTAGCGCTGATGGGCCAGGCTAGGGGCGCCTACACCTTCTTTGGTCACCTGAAGTGGTCGCCGGCGATCATCGTTGGCTACATCGCGAGCATTTACGCCCACCTCTGGGTCAACGCCGCTTATTTTACCGAGGTTTCCATCACCGGCTGA
- a CDS encoding multiheme c-type cytochrome, whose amino-acid sequence MKQRLYWLLGCLISTSALALPPGDDNRHLGVASCASSTCHGSVSAFRDSNVLQNEFATWQSVDKHSQAYQVLLNDRSKRIARNMGLANAHEADICLDCHADNTPVAMRGEKFDIADGVGCEACHGGAEKYLSSHASGQVSHEDNLAAGLYPTENPQRRAEMCLTCHLGTKDQMITHRIMGAGHPRLSFELDTFTWLNPHFQVDDDYVQRKGDLNGARDWAVGQGVAAITQLETLMDDKAGTDGIFPELVLFDCHACHRSMFGDRWVPRSGTGLGPGIVRYNDASLLMFKHVLTALDAGEGEALSQQVRDLHVATTKGRAETVQAGRAVLSSLRAGVNKVQAAQYDGALLEGVLSSVVADGERGQYRDYANAEQAAMAVDTMILAFENEQVINAQRAEDLRAKAEALFEATKDEDNYQQGQFVRALRALKDAAP is encoded by the coding sequence ATGAAGCAAAGACTCTACTGGCTATTGGGATGCCTGATCAGCACTTCTGCCCTGGCTCTACCGCCTGGGGACGATAACCGGCACTTGGGGGTGGCCAGCTGCGCCAGCAGCACGTGTCACGGCTCGGTATCAGCATTCCGCGATTCCAACGTGCTGCAAAATGAGTTTGCGACCTGGCAAAGCGTCGACAAACACTCGCAGGCTTACCAGGTTCTGCTCAACGACCGCTCCAAACGTATCGCCCGCAACATGGGTCTTGCCAACGCGCATGAGGCGGACATCTGCCTGGATTGCCATGCCGACAACACGCCGGTGGCAATGCGCGGGGAAAAATTTGATATCGCTGACGGCGTCGGCTGTGAGGCGTGCCACGGCGGCGCCGAGAAATACCTGTCTTCTCACGCGTCCGGCCAGGTCAGTCATGAGGACAACCTCGCGGCGGGTCTTTATCCAACCGAAAATCCGCAGCGGCGCGCTGAGATGTGTCTCACCTGCCACCTCGGGACGAAGGACCAGATGATCACGCACCGCATCATGGGCGCCGGCCATCCACGGCTGTCGTTTGAGCTGGATACCTTCACCTGGCTCAACCCACATTTTCAGGTTGATGACGACTACGTTCAGCGTAAGGGGGATCTCAACGGCGCGCGCGACTGGGCGGTCGGCCAGGGCGTCGCCGCCATCACGCAGCTTGAGACGCTGATGGACGACAAGGCTGGCACCGACGGAATTTTTCCGGAGCTGGTGCTGTTTGACTGCCACGCCTGCCATCGCTCGATGTTTGGTGACCGGTGGGTGCCGCGGTCGGGAACGGGCCTCGGCCCTGGTATCGTTCGCTACAACGACGCCAGCCTGCTGATGTTCAAACATGTGCTCACCGCGCTCGACGCCGGTGAGGGTGAGGCGCTCTCGCAGCAGGTTCGCGATCTCCATGTGGCCACGACCAAAGGCCGGGCCGAAACGGTGCAGGCCGGCCGTGCGGTGCTGTCTTCCCTGCGGGCTGGGGTGAACAAAGTCCAGGCGGCTCAGTACGACGGCGCGCTGCTGGAGGGCGTTCTGTCCAGCGTGGTGGCTGACGGCGAACGTGGCCAGTACCGCGACTACGCCAACGCTGAACAGGCGGCTATGGCGGTCGATACGATGATCCTTGCCTTTGAGAACGAGCAGGTGATCAACGCGCAGCGGGCCGAGGATCTGCGCGCCAAAGCCGAGGCCTTGTTCGAGGCCACCAAAGACGAAGATAATTATCAGCAGGGACAGTTTGTTCGTGCTCTGCGGGCCCTGAAGGACGCCGCACCCTGA
- a CDS encoding serine/threonine-protein kinase gives MEVPGYDIQRELGSGGMATVYLAIQENLHRDVALKVMTPGLAVDETYCQRFLKEGRIAAQLNHLNLLTVYDIGVHENHYYMASEYLPGGTARDKMNEGMSEADILHIITDIAQGLQFAHSKGFVHRDVKPGNLLFRGNGDCVLGDFGIAKAVDSNTGATKLGTSIGTPHYMSPEQAKGEKVDHRTDLYSLGVVFYEMLTGKPPFDADDPFSVALMQINEPCPEVPAEFSHFQPLIEKLMAKDREERYAQADDFLDDLEDVTGAVAPARKTTRRKMSPSEPGRRATPPPASKAAQEPAESTEGKRSMMPIVVGGTAVIAVLTLAIVGWNAMSGGGGEDQPDPNPPTPGPDIVEPMPDPPNREDEQRERFARLIGEAEAFVESGALLCNGGESALARYRTILTEDPDNDSARLKLRELANTIESAAEIEWAKGELQNAYTLLRQASVQFPGDQGIEYLLNEIESQDYELEDPLQNSPDGCGATTSLAGGADDEPDNPAAEPEPVTAGTAEDTPSEPAQPVALDADAEARVEELLKQADNYFDANIFSHPPGENAMDKYLEVKAIDPANRRANERLARIAGLWLRAAEVRISRGEWDKARAMVDRGLQAEPDNEALAELMRQIEQNGGG, from the coding sequence GTGGAAGTTCCCGGTTATGACATACAGCGCGAGCTAGGTTCCGGCGGCATGGCGACGGTGTATCTCGCCATCCAGGAAAACCTGCACCGGGATGTCGCGCTCAAGGTCATGACGCCGGGCCTGGCCGTGGATGAAACCTACTGCCAGCGCTTCTTGAAAGAAGGCCGGATCGCGGCCCAGCTCAACCATCTGAATCTGCTCACCGTCTACGACATCGGTGTGCACGAAAACCACTACTACATGGCGAGCGAGTACCTGCCGGGTGGCACCGCCAGGGACAAGATGAACGAGGGGATGTCCGAGGCGGACATCCTGCACATCATCACGGACATTGCCCAGGGGCTGCAGTTTGCGCACTCCAAGGGGTTTGTTCACCGCGACGTTAAGCCGGGGAATCTCCTCTTCCGCGGCAACGGCGACTGTGTGCTGGGCGACTTTGGGATTGCCAAAGCGGTGGATTCCAACACCGGCGCCACCAAGCTCGGCACCTCAATCGGCACGCCGCACTATATGAGCCCGGAGCAGGCGAAGGGCGAGAAGGTCGATCATCGCACCGATCTCTACAGCCTGGGTGTGGTGTTTTACGAGATGCTGACCGGCAAGCCGCCCTTCGACGCAGACGACCCGTTCTCGGTGGCGTTGATGCAGATCAACGAACCGTGCCCTGAGGTGCCCGCGGAGTTTTCCCACTTTCAGCCGCTGATCGAAAAGCTTATGGCGAAAGATCGGGAAGAGCGTTACGCACAGGCTGACGACTTTCTGGACGACCTGGAAGACGTGACCGGCGCGGTGGCGCCGGCGCGCAAGACCACCCGTCGCAAGATGAGCCCGTCCGAGCCCGGCCGGCGCGCCACGCCGCCCCCGGCCTCAAAAGCCGCTCAGGAGCCCGCCGAGAGCACGGAAGGCAAGCGTTCTATGATGCCCATCGTGGTCGGCGGGACGGCGGTGATCGCGGTCCTGACGCTGGCGATTGTGGGCTGGAACGCGATGAGTGGTGGTGGCGGTGAAGATCAGCCCGATCCAAATCCACCGACACCGGGTCCTGATATTGTTGAACCGATGCCCGATCCGCCCAACCGCGAGGACGAGCAGCGAGAGCGCTTCGCGAGACTCATCGGAGAAGCGGAAGCGTTTGTCGAAAGCGGCGCGCTGCTGTGCAACGGCGGCGAGAGTGCGTTGGCACGCTATCGCACCATCCTGACGGAAGATCCTGACAACGATTCCGCGCGCCTCAAGCTGCGGGAGCTGGCCAATACAATCGAGTCTGCGGCCGAAATCGAGTGGGCCAAGGGTGAGCTGCAAAACGCCTACACGCTCCTGCGCCAGGCTTCGGTGCAGTTTCCGGGTGACCAGGGCATCGAATACCTGCTGAACGAGATCGAAAGCCAGGACTACGAGCTGGAAGATCCGCTCCAAAACAGTCCGGACGGCTGCGGTGCAACGACGTCGCTGGCCGGTGGCGCTGACGATGAACCCGATAATCCTGCAGCTGAGCCGGAACCTGTGACCGCAGGTACTGCCGAGGACACACCCTCAGAGCCCGCACAGCCGGTGGCGCTTGACGCTGACGCGGAGGCCCGCGTTGAGGAGCTGCTGAAGCAGGCCGACAACTACTTCGACGCCAACATCTTCTCCCATCCGCCTGGCGAAAACGCCATGGACAAGTATCTCGAGGTGAAGGCCATCGATCCGGCCAACCGCCGCGCCAACGAGCGGCTGGCGAGAATCGCCGGGCTTTGGCTCCGTGCGGCTGAGGTGCGTATCAGTCGTGGCGAGTGGGACAAGGCTCGCGCGATGGTTGATCGCGGTCTGCAGGCGGAGCCGGACAACGAGGCCCTCGCTGAGCTCATGAGGCAGATCGAGCAAAATGGTGGCGGCTAG
- a CDS encoding Stp1/IreP family PP2C-type Ser/Thr phosphatase codes for MIEFGHGTHVGLRREHNEDTYCAKPDLGLWLVADGMGGHDLGEVASAIARDTVVQEFSAGRTLSESVQAAAQHIVDQSRARQSAMPMGTTLVATRIQDHQFEVAWVGDSRVYLWNGELKQLTSDHSYVQELVDQGAISAEQAKTHPHRNVVTQALGVTDPSSLSVDTVSGELKSGEMLLLCSDGLTEEVDDDYIAHVLGQNLAPQESVDHLILAALDHGGSDNVTVLLVGEAA; via the coding sequence ATGATTGAATTTGGGCATGGAACCCATGTCGGTCTCCGTCGTGAACACAATGAAGACACCTACTGCGCCAAGCCCGACCTCGGACTGTGGCTGGTCGCTGACGGGATGGGTGGCCACGACCTCGGGGAGGTCGCCAGCGCCATCGCCCGCGACACTGTTGTGCAGGAGTTCAGCGCTGGGCGGACGCTAAGCGAATCGGTCCAGGCAGCCGCCCAGCACATCGTGGATCAGTCGAGGGCCAGACAGAGCGCCATGCCCATGGGCACCACGCTGGTCGCCACGCGGATTCAGGACCACCAGTTTGAAGTCGCCTGGGTTGGCGACAGCCGGGTCTATCTTTGGAACGGCGAGCTCAAGCAGCTGACCAGCGATCATTCTTACGTCCAGGAGCTCGTCGACCAGGGCGCCATCAGTGCCGAGCAGGCCAAAACTCACCCGCACCGCAACGTGGTGACCCAGGCGCTGGGCGTGACCGACCCGTCCTCACTCAGCGTGGATACCGTCAGCGGGGAGCTGAAGTCGGGCGAGATGCTGCTGCTGTGCAGCGATGGGCTCACCGAGGAGGTGGACGACGACTACATCGCCCACGTGCTCGGCCAGAATCTGGCACCTCAGGAAAGTGTCGACCACCTGATCCTCGCGGCGCTGGACCACGGCGGGTCCGATAACGTGACGGTGCTGCTGGTGGGAGAAGCGGCCTAG
- the mltF gene encoding membrane-bound lytic murein transglycosylase MltF — protein MASPSHSDSTSRSLLLGSQSRLQWLWTGGFALLGLGLLTFTLTRPPPPPPMPQLVEVQNRGELRVATVNSPVTYYNLQERDTGLEYDLAGRLAEDLNVSLRMITVESFSQLLEAVDSGRADLAAANITVTPGRQARARFSEPYTETIQYVVYKAGNRKPRSLADLAGRNMVVVADSSYAETLEGFGDRLAELTWRQSSDDIESLFDAVSNGEEDLTIADSTVLEIQQRFFPTLRRGFALTEPQPIAWAFPVNRDDSLLSAANRILGELRGSGELADIKDRYHAHIAYYDRSNSHYFLRHIRSRLPDLKSYFVAAGEQNELDWRLLAAIGYAESLWDPNAVSPTGVRGVMMLTSATARMVGVTEREDPAQSIGGGARYLKRVLKKIPRRIPEPDRIWLALAAYNIGFSHLEDARILTQRAGQDPDRWDEVVQHLPKLNQPQWYRTTRHGYSRGREAAAYVRNIQSYYDILNWALATKNDQPAPELAP, from the coding sequence ATGGCATCGCCATCCCACAGCGACTCGACCTCTCGATCCCTGTTACTCGGCAGCCAGTCTCGCCTTCAGTGGCTGTGGACCGGCGGCTTTGCGCTGCTGGGCTTAGGTCTGCTCACCTTTACGCTGACGCGCCCGCCGCCACCGCCACCGATGCCCCAGCTGGTCGAGGTGCAAAACCGTGGCGAGCTGCGGGTGGCCACGGTCAACAGCCCCGTAACGTATTACAACCTGCAGGAACGCGATACCGGCCTCGAATACGACCTGGCCGGGCGGCTGGCCGAAGATCTGAACGTCAGCCTTCGGATGATCACGGTCGAGAGTTTTTCCCAGCTTCTTGAAGCGGTGGACAGCGGTCGGGCGGACCTGGCAGCAGCCAACATCACCGTCACGCCGGGACGCCAGGCGCGTGCCCGATTTTCGGAACCCTACACCGAGACGATCCAGTACGTGGTCTACAAGGCCGGCAACCGGAAACCGCGCTCCCTCGCCGACCTGGCTGGCCGCAACATGGTGGTGGTCGCCGATTCCAGCTATGCCGAAACGCTGGAGGGATTCGGTGACCGTCTCGCGGAGCTGACCTGGCGACAGTCCAGCGACGACATCGAATCCCTGTTCGACGCGGTGAGCAACGGGGAAGAAGACCTGACGATTGCCGACTCAACGGTGCTGGAGATTCAGCAGCGCTTTTTTCCGACGCTGCGCAGAGGATTTGCCCTGACCGAGCCCCAGCCCATCGCCTGGGCCTTTCCCGTCAATCGTGACGATTCTTTGCTGAGCGCGGCGAACAGGATACTCGGGGAGCTGCGCGGCAGCGGCGAGCTGGCTGACATTAAAGACCGTTACCACGCGCACATCGCCTATTACGATCGCAGTAACAGCCACTATTTTCTGCGGCATATTCGAAGCCGACTGCCCGACCTGAAGTCGTATTTTGTGGCCGCCGGCGAACAGAACGAACTGGATTGGCGGCTGCTCGCGGCAATCGGCTACGCCGAATCACTGTGGGATCCAAACGCCGTGTCTCCGACCGGGGTCCGCGGCGTGATGATGCTGACCAGCGCCACCGCTCGCATGGTCGGCGTGACGGAGCGCGAGGATCCCGCCCAGAGCATCGGCGGCGGCGCTCGCTATCTCAAGCGGGTGCTCAAAAAGATTCCGCGCCGCATTCCCGAGCCCGATCGGATCTGGCTCGCGCTCGCCGCCTACAACATCGGGTTTTCCCACCTCGAGGACGCCCGGATATTGACGCAGCGCGCGGGCCAGGACCCCGACCGCTGGGATGAGGTGGTGCAGCATCTGCCCAAGCTCAACCAGCCTCAGTGGTATCGCACAACCCGGCACGGCTATTCACGTGGCCGCGAAGCAGCTGCCTACGTGCGCAATATCCAAAGTTACTACGACATACTCAACTGGGCGCTGGCGACAAAAAACGACCAACCCGCACCGGAGCTTGCGCCCTGA